TTACTGATGGAATGATCTGCCTGCAACAGCGTGCCGTCCAGGTCGGTTATCACCATTTTTATTTCTGTCATTTGAAAAAAAATAATCGAAATTATATTAGATAATCAATGGGTTAAGAATTTTGGGCCTGAAAAGTTAAAATTTCCCAAAACCAATAGTCTTTCCGAATGTTTATCTGACGCCAGCCTGCGTCAAGCAGCCAGCAAACAACGTGCCGAAAAAATAATTTTGCCGGCAGAATGGTTGAAGTTACAATTCCTGAAGAAGGTTTAAAAGTGAAACTTTAAAATTTTAACAGAGGTTTGATTATATAACATAATTTGAAAGATTTAGCCGTTAAAGAAGGGGAGTCTTTTAGGGTGAAATATGTTTCCGGGTTGTTAAAAAATTGTTAAATTCGGGCGCCGGAAGAAATTAAGTTACCGTGTTTTATCATTTCTTTGTCGGTGAGCGATCGGGCCGGGGTTACCGTGGCGATGGTATTTGACCGAAGAAGGCTCGGAGCATATAGATTTTAAGGGATGTTGTTCGGTTCGTTGATGACATTACAACCTGTATTTTCTCTTCTTTTTTTTGTCAGGGGAATTGTATCTTTCGAATTCAAATTTTTGGCGTGTAGACAACCAAAATCAATGCATACAACAAATAACTAATAGATATGGACAACAGACTTCAAGAGCTGACTGATAAGATTTATCAGGAAGGAATCTCGAAAGGAAACGAGGAGGCCGAAAAAATTGTGTCCGATGCCCGTGCGGAGGCAGAGAAAATTTTGGCTGAAGCAAAGAAGAAAGCTGAGAATATCGTTTCTGATGCCGAGAAAAAATCAGCCGAATTCGATCAAAACACCAAATCCGAACTCAAGCTGGCTTCCCGCCAGGCAGTTGATGCCCTGAAGCAAGAACTCGTCGGTATCATTAACGGTACCATTACTACTTCCGAAGTAAAAGCAGCGATGGGGGATACCAAGTTTATCCAGAAAGCCATCGAAACTGCTGTGAAAAACTGGGCTGTACATAACGATGAAACCATCGACATGCAGGTTCTCATCCCCAAAGAGGACGAAAAAGCCATCAGCGATTACTTTGCCGGTACTGCAAAAGGCGTGCTCGATAAAGGTTTTTCTATCGAAACAGTAAATGACCTGAAAGCTGGTTTCCAGGTGGCTCCGGCCGACGGAAGCTACAAGGTTAGCTTTACTGATGAGGATTTCATCAACTTCTTCAAAGAGTTCTTGCGTCCGAAAATCGTTGAACTTCTTTTCGAAAAGTAATAAGAACACAGGGTTAGTACCCAGTGCTTTTGGATGAGAACCTTTTACGAATGAGACAACCAACCGGGCCAGGATTCCTGTTCCATACTTTTGCTCAGCAAATCAAGGAATAAAAATCATTTTTACTGAATCCGGCAGGCTGTTTGTTTTGGAAAACCATTTCGAATGAAAAAATATTACTGTCTGGTTGCCGGGCTTCCCGAAATTCGCATAGATGACAACAAACAGAACTTCGATTTGAAGGAGTTCAAGGAGGAGTTGCGTGCCAACTTGTCGGAAGGCGATTTTGAGTTGATCAAACTCTTCTACCGGAAATTCGACAACCTGAACCTGATAGCATACCTGAAAGATGCCGAGGCTAAACTTGACGACCGGGGAAATCTAACTCAGGATGACTTCACTGAAATCCTTCGGATGGTGAAGGAGGAAGAAAATCCGAAAGATGAGCGAATTCCGGTGTACTTTAAAGAGTTTATTCCTGCCTGGCTCGAAGAAAAACCGCTGTTCCCCGATATGGCGTGGGAAGATCAGCTGGCAACGCTCTATTACGACGATGCCCTGAAATGCCGGAATGAATTCTTTAGCAGCTGGTTTGCCTTCAATCTGAATGTGCAGAATATCCTGACCGCTATCAACTGCCGGAACTATGACCTGGATCTGGGGCCGGCTATCGTTGGAAACAGCGAAATCGCCAATACCATTCGCGAAAGCAACTCGAAAGATTTTGGTCTGGCAGCCATCTTCCCTTACCTGGATGACGTGCTGCATATTTCTGAAGAGGCCAATCTTTATGAACGTGAACGTCGCATTGATGCACTCCGTTGGAAGTGGCTCGAAGAAAATGCATTCTTCAAGTATTTCACGGTAGAGAAAGTCTTTGCCTATCTGCTGCAACTCGAAATGATTGAACGATGGGTGAAACTGAGCCAGGAAACCGGCCTGAAGATTTTCCGCGATTTTGTTCAGGAACTGCAACACTCGTTCGAGTTCCCCGAAGAATTTAAATTAAACAAGTAAACAACGAATATGTCTACGCAAGGTAAAGTCAAAGGAATTATTGCCAACCTGGTGACAGTGGAAGCCGATGGTCCGGTAGCGCAGAACGAAATCTGCTACCTCCAGACCCGCGGTACCGACCTGATGGCTGAGGTGATTAAGGTCAATGGAGCCAACGCCTTTGTCCAGGTTTTCGAAAGCACCAGGGGACTGAAAATCGGTGATCCTGTGCGGTTCACCGGACATATGCTCGAAGTAACGCTCGGGCCAGGCATCCTCTCCAAAAACTACGATGGTCTGCAAAACGACCTCGACAAAATGGATGGTGTCTTCCTGAAAAGGGGAGATTATACCAATCCGCTGGATGATGACACTCTCTGGAACT
This Prolixibacter sp. NT017 DNA region includes the following protein-coding sequences:
- a CDS encoding V-type ATP synthase subunit E family protein; translation: MDNRLQELTDKIYQEGISKGNEEAEKIVSDARAEAEKILAEAKKKAENIVSDAEKKSAEFDQNTKSELKLASRQAVDALKQELVGIINGTITTSEVKAAMGDTKFIQKAIETAVKNWAVHNDETIDMQVLIPKEDEKAISDYFAGTAKGVLDKGFSIETVNDLKAGFQVAPADGSYKVSFTDEDFINFFKEFLRPKIVELLFEK
- a CDS encoding DUF2764 family protein, which codes for MKKYYCLVAGLPEIRIDDNKQNFDLKEFKEELRANLSEGDFELIKLFYRKFDNLNLIAYLKDAEAKLDDRGNLTQDDFTEILRMVKEEENPKDERIPVYFKEFIPAWLEEKPLFPDMAWEDQLATLYYDDALKCRNEFFSSWFAFNLNVQNILTAINCRNYDLDLGPAIVGNSEIANTIRESNSKDFGLAAIFPYLDDVLHISEEANLYERERRIDALRWKWLEENAFFKYFTVEKVFAYLLQLEMIERWVKLSQETGLKIFRDFVQELQHSFEFPEEFKLNK